Within Dehalococcoidia bacterium, the genomic segment CTTTCCGCTCCTGACCGGCTCGGTGCTGATGATTACGCTGCTTTACCTGGTCGCCTACTTCATCTCAGACATCATCTACGTCATCCTTGACCCCAGGATCAGGTTGAACTAGACATGGCCGTGAGCGAGACAGACTTGTTCGAGAGTCAGGCTAGGTCGACGACGGTCGGTTCGAAGGTCTGGTATGTTTTTCGACGATGGCCTGTGGTGCCGATGCTGATACTCGCGGTCCTCGTTATAGCTGCGATCTTCGCGCCGGTGCTCGCGCCGCACGACCCCATCAGGCAGAATCTGCGCGCCCGGCTCGCTCCGCCCGTCTGGGCTGAAGGGGGCACGTCCACAAACATACTGGGCGCCGACCACGTGGGCCGTGACATCCTCAGCCGCATCATCCACGGAGCGCGTATCTCGGTGACCGTGGTGGTGATAGGTTTGACCGCTGGTACGCTGCTTGGCAGTGCGGTCGGGATTCTATCCGGCTACTACGGGGGGGTAGTCGATGAGCTAGTGATGTTCGTGGTGGTCGTGTGGATAGGTGTGCCGTTCCTAATGATTGCGCTGATCGTGGTGTCGATAACCGGCCCCAGCTTTGGGGTCGTAATAACTCTGCTGATTCTCAATGCTTGGACGGGCTTCGTGCGCAATGTTCGCGCCGAGGTACTGTCTCTCAAGGAGAGGGACTACGTCGCCCTTGCTCGCGTTGCGGGCGCGTCCACACCGAGGATCATCCTCAAGCACATCCTTCCTGGGGTAGCCAACACGATCGTAGTGCTAGCGACGCTCGGCT encodes:
- a CDS encoding ABC transporter permease — encoded protein: MLILAVLVIAAIFAPVLAPHDPIRQNLRARLAPPVWAEGGTSTNILGADHVGRDILSRIIHGARISVTVVVIGLTAGTLLGSAVGILSGYYGGVVDELVMFVVVVWIGVPFLMIALIVVSITGPSFGVVITLLILNAWTGFVRNVRAEVLSLKERDYVALARVAGASTPRIILKHILPGVANTIVVLATLGSGTFILTEATLSFLGAGIPPPTPAWGVMIAEGNSYQVDSWWLPVFPGVAILLVVVALNFVGDWLRDRWDPRLRQL